One segment of Carya illinoinensis cultivar Pawnee chromosome 1, C.illinoinensisPawnee_v1, whole genome shotgun sequence DNA contains the following:
- the LOC122277832 gene encoding GDP-mannose 3,5-epimerase 2-like, with product MASTWESKYGEHTYAHLEREPYWPSEKLRISITGAGGFIASHIARRLKTEGHYIIASDWKKNEHMTEDMFCHEFHLVDLRVMDGCLKVTTGVDHVFNLAADMGGMGFIQSNHSVIMYNNTMISFNMLEAARINGVKRFFYASSACIYPEFKQLEINVSLKESDAWPAEPQDAYGLEKLMTEELCKHYTKDFGIECRMGRFHNIYGPYGTWKGGREKAPAAFCRKAITSTEKFEMWGDGLQTRSFTFIDECVEGVLRLTKSDFREPVNIGSDEMVSMNEMAEIVLSFENKELPIHHIPGPEGVRGRNSDNTLIKEKLGWAPTMKLKDGLRITYFWINEQIEKEEAQGIDLSIYGSSKVVGTQAPVQLGSLRAADGKE from the exons ATGGCAAGCACATGGGAAAGTAAATATGGAGAAcacacctacgcgcacctcgaGAGGGAACCCTACTGGCCTTCTGAAAAGCTAAGAATTTCCATAACTGGAGCTGGTGGGTTTATTGCCTCACATATTGCAAGGCGGTTGAAGACCGAGGGTCATTACATTATTGCTTCtgattggaagaaaaatgaGCACATGACAGAGGACATGTTTTGTCATGAGTTCCATCTGGTTGATCTAAGGGTGATGGATGGTTGTTTGAAGGTCACAACTGGAGTTGATCACGTATTTAACCTTGCTGCTGATATGGGAGGTATGGGCTTTATTCAGTCAAACCATTCAGTCATTATGTACAACAACACAATGATCAGCTTTAACATGCTTGAGGCTGCAAGAATCAACGGAGTTAAGAG GTTCTTTTATGCCTCAAGCGCTTGCATTTACCCTGAATTCAAGCAGTTGGAAATTAATGTGAGCTTGAAGGAGTCTGATGCTTGGCCTGCAGAG CCTCAAGATGCGTATGGCTTGGAGAAGCTCATGACTGAGGAACTGTGCAAGCACTACACGAAGGACTTTGGAATTGAGTGTCGGATGGGGCGGTTCCACAACATATATGGACCCTATGGAACATGGAAAG GTGGGAGAGAGAAGGCCCCTGCTGCATTTTGTAGAAAAGCTATTACTTCCACTGAGAAGTTTGAGATGTGGGGAGATGGGCTACAAACCCGGTCTTTCACCTTCATTGATGAATGTGTAGAAGGTGTCCTAAG GTTAACAAAGTCTGACTTCCGTGAGCCAGTTAATATTGGGAGCGATGAGATGGTTAGCATGAATGAAATGGCTGAGATAGTCCTCAGCTTTGAGAACAAGGAACTACCCATCCATCATATTCCTGGCCCAGAAGGTGTGCGTGGTCGAAACTCAGATAACACTCTGATCAAGGAGAAGCTTGGTTGGGCCCCTACGATGAAACTGAAG GATGGATTGAGAATTACATACTTTTGGATAAACGAACAAATAGAGAAAGAGGAGGCTCAAGGTATTGATTTGTCAATTTATGGGTCATCAAAAGTAGTGGGAACTCAAGCGCCTGTACAATTGGGCTCTCTTCGTGCTGCCGATGGCAAGGAATGA